In Gracilibacillus salitolerans, the sequence CCTCATGTGTTGCCATATTTACTTGTTATTATCTTTTTCGCCTCCAACTTTCTTTTTATTGCATTGGATGGGGCAAGTCCCGCAATATTTTTAATTGTTATTTTCTTAAGTTTATTTTCAGCTATTCAAATGAATCGTAAAGTCTTTTATACAGGATTCATAATTGGACTAGCTGCAATAGGTTATAACTATTATGCAATGGATAAGTCGAATGAAATAATGGTCCAGCTTTTTCGATATTCCTTACTTATTTATTTGTTAACCGCACTCGTTTTTCACTTTATAATCAAAATGTCAAACAGCCAAATGACACAATTGGCAGATTTATTACAGGCTTCTGATCAAGACAGTCTAGAGAAAGCACGTAGAGGACATGTGGTCCAAGAATCGATTACAAACATTCTTAGCAAAATTTCACAAGTTAATGATAAATTGCAAGACAATGTAAAAACGCAAGATGACCTTAATGCTACCATTCATGAGATTTCTCAAGCCAGTCAATTACAGTCAGAACAAATCTCTGATATTTCCAATGCCACCAATGATACACGCCAAAATATCGATGTCGTGGAACAGACCTCTCAGCATCTGGATCAAGAAGCAGCACAAGCAAGCAAATTAACGTTGTCAGGCAAAGAAAAAATGGATACTTTAAACGAGAATAATCGTGTCCTAGAGCAAACGATTGGTGATTTGAGCAGAATCTTCGCTGAGTTAACCAATAAAATTAAAGAAACAAATGGTTTTGCCGCTAACATTAAAGAAATTACCGAACAAACAAATTTACTTGCCTTGAATGCATCCATTGAAGCAGCACGTGCCGGTGAAGCTGGGAAGGGATTTGCAGTTGTAGCGGATGAGATAAGAAAACTCGCTGACCTAACAGGAGAAACAACAGAAAAAATCACAGGGAATTTATCCGAATTAAATGAAACAAATGAATCCGCTGTTGCCCAAATGGATAGAAGTATGCAAAATTTTGTAGATGGTATGGAAACATCTGAGGAAGTGACCGGCTACTTCGAAAGGCTGACTACAACGATGGGTACATTGAATGATGCTTTACAGAACTTTTCACAATTAGCTAAGGAAGTACAGGAACAATCAAACGGTGTTGATGGGTCCACGAATGATTTAGCAGCTATTATCGAAGAAACCTCTGCCAGCTTAGAAGAAATGAGTTCAACGATTACCACCTTAACAGAAAGCAATCAAGAGCTGGCTCAGTTATTAGATGAAACTGTCGAGGACTCTGAAACATTAAAGAAACAATTTTAGAGATTTAGAGCAATGAAAAGTATTATTAATTCTTGAAACTTTATATGGGGTACATTAAATGGATAGAGGGAGCAGAATAATTTATGCTCTACCTATCCTTTTGTGTATTTGCCCTCATTAGGGAGGCAATTTGTTGCTCATCAGTATTTGAAAATTGTTCTAGTTGATTAATAACTAGCTCTTGTCGCTGTAAAGAATGGTTTTGACTTAACTTTGCTTTTCCTTCTATCTGATTGATTTTTATTTTGAAGCCTTGAACTCCTTTACTCATGCCGGTGAGAAACTTATCATCTACATTTTCTAATCTGTATGAACTGTCAGGAGTTTCATATTTCCATACCATTTCGTGCAAGGAATCCATTAACTCATTT encodes:
- a CDS encoding methyl-accepting chemotaxis protein, whose protein sequence is MEIIQSMKHKDIQQKNTLMFITLAITTIVGLGLSILTNQSLTAIIYGTELLSVVILYFIFQKIVKKPHVLPYLLVIIFFASNFLFIALDGASPAIFLIVIFLSLFSAIQMNRKVFYTGFIIGLAAIGYNYYAMDKSNEIMVQLFRYSLLIYLLTALVFHFIIKMSNSQMTQLADLLQASDQDSLEKARRGHVVQESITNILSKISQVNDKLQDNVKTQDDLNATIHEISQASQLQSEQISDISNATNDTRQNIDVVEQTSQHLDQEAAQASKLTLSGKEKMDTLNENNRVLEQTIGDLSRIFAELTNKIKETNGFAANIKEITEQTNLLALNASIEAARAGEAGKGFAVVADEIRKLADLTGETTEKITGNLSELNETNESAVAQMDRSMQNFVDGMETSEEVTGYFERLTTTMGTLNDALQNFSQLAKEVQEQSNGVDGSTNDLAAIIEETSASLEEMSSTITTLTESNQELAQLLDETVEDSETLKKQF